From the Jilunia laotingensis genome, the window AGTTCCGGCTTCTTCACGTCTACAGGACGGCCCGCAATGGTAGGTTTTTCCATGTCCGGAATTTTAGGTGAGGCGGGCTTAATAGCCACCGGAGCCTGAGGTTTCTTTCCATCAAACACCGGTTGTTTCACAGGTTCCGGCCTAACCGGAGGTTCCAACGGATCAAACGCCTCAAACTTCGCCCAGGATTCTCTCAGGAAAGTTTCGAACTCTGCATCTGCCTTATTCTTGAATTCATTAAATTCTTCTTGCTGAGCTTTCTGGAAGGCATCGAAATCTTTCTCATAATCCACCTCCTGTCCCATAGCTGCCGGCAGAGATACAAACATCCCAGCTATAAAAAGAATAATATACTTCACCTTGTTATTCATCTGTACATTTTTTAGTCACTTATTTAATCAGTACCATCTCATAGAAAGCACACCGTTGGTTGGCAGGGATCGAATAAACCCATTTCAACACATTCTGATAGGTAACTGTATCCGTAAACGGGATATTTTCCTTGGTAGCTACCATCATCATGTTTATTTTTTCATTCTCCTTTCCCGGCTGCTTCTCCATCAGATAATCCACAGAATTACTGAAAGGTATATTATACTCATGCCCTGCTGTCAGCAACCTGTCAGCTTCATAGGCATTAGGATAGAGCAAAGATCCACCTGTGCTGTCAAACCAAAAAAACTTCAGATAAGAGTCCGCACCGTGTACCTTCAGACTGCAAGTAAACACGTCTCCTTCTTTATAAAGAGTTTCCACACCTTTCACTTCAAGTACATACGAGTTATCCGGTTTATCGTTCTTCCGCACGGTAGCATCTATTGTCACTACTTTGTAAAGGCTGCGGGAATTCACGTCCCATACCTCCTCCACCTTTTTATTAGTGACATTCACCATTCCGCCAATTGCCAACACACTCATTTGCGAATAGGCTTCATGAAATTCCTGTCCGTCTTCCTGAGTTATTTGCCCGAATACAGACCAGACATTCTCCATCACGCCTGCTTTCTGCAAGGCGGCTTTCTTCGCTTCCATGAATGCGCGTTCCTCGGCTTGCTTCAAAGTGATCTCCTCACTGACCTGCCAACGCCCTTGCACGCCTTTTACTTTCACGATATCCTGCGCACAAAGAGTATTGGCAGCCATCAGTAATAAAATGACGATGGCGCCAGATATCCCTTTTATTTTCATTCAGTTTGTTTTATTCTATATTATATCCTGATTAATAGCCGAGTTTATCCAATTCTTTGGCCAAATCTTCCGATTTCTTTGCCAACTCGGAACGTAAGGCATTGATAGCAGCTTTATTGGCAGCTTCCATGCTATAGCCTAAAGTAACCATTACTTCCACGTTTTTGTTTGGCAAAGTGCGATACACTTCAACCAATGGAATCACGCGTCCTAAAGTTGCAGAAATAACGCTTTTACTGGCACCTACCACGCTCGAAAGGCTGGCAGCTTCTTCCTGTCCCATATCGTCATTTGCCACTTTTGCTTCAATGAGTTGTGATACTTTCGTCTGAATCTGCCCG encodes:
- a CDS encoding DUF4384 domain-containing protein, which encodes MKIKGISGAIVILLLMAANTLCAQDIVKVKGVQGRWQVSEEITLKQAEERAFMEAKKAALQKAGVMENVWSVFGQITQEDGQEFHEAYSQMSVLAIGGMVNVTNKKVEEVWDVNSRSLYKVVTIDATVRKNDKPDNSYVLEVKGVETLYKEGDVFTCSLKVHGADSYLKFFWFDSTGGSLLYPNAYEADRLLTAGHEYNIPFSNSVDYLMEKQPGKENEKINMMMVATKENIPFTDTVTYQNVLKWVYSIPANQRCAFYEMVLIK